The Candidatus Nomurabacteria bacterium genomic sequence TATGAAATCGCGCGAAACGCTGACCGCGCTTGTTGCCGCCAAACTTCAAGCCATGCACGTCACCGAAGATATCGCCTGGGTGCAAAAAGGCGAAGTTTACCAGGCTATCATCGATGGCCGTAATGTCACACTGTACCCGAGTGACAAAGACCGTTACGACAAGCTTCGTGCCGCAGTCAAAGCCGAAGGTATCAAGCAGATCACCGAAAAAGCCGCCTACACCTGGTTCAACCGCATTGTCGCCATCCGCTACATGGAGCTTCGCGAGATGTTACCACAGGGCAAACACAACGAATGGCTCGGTATTCGCGTATTATCAGACGGCAACAACGAACCCGACCCAGAAATCCTAAAGATCAGTAACTTGCGAAGAGCAGATCTCGACCTCCCGCTAAACGCCGATGATATCATCAAACTCCCACGCGACGACCAAAAGTTCCGCGAGGTACTGTTTGCCGTTGTCAAAAAGCTCGGGGCAGTCATGCCAGACGTCTTCAACGGCGACACGACTAGCATTAACTTCCTGCTTCCAGACAACTTGCTCGGCAGCGGCGGTTTTGTCAATGAAATCCTCAAACTCCCCGTAGAGTGCTTCGACAGGGTCGAAGTCATCGGCTGGCTGTACCAATACTACAACCAAGCCGAAAAAGACATCGCCATGAAAAAGAAGTCGGCGGTCGAAAAAGATGAGATCCCCTATGTCACCCAGATTTTCACCCCTGACTGGATCGTCAAATACATGGTCGAAAACTCCCTTGGTCGCTACTGGCTGGAGCATGGCGGCGACCCTAAGCTAGCCGACAACTGGAAATACTTGATCAAGAGCGACCAGCAAGTGACGACGACAAAGACTATGCCGAACATCGAAGACGTCACGTTTATCGACCCCTGCATGGGTAGTGGGCACATCCTCGTCTACGCCTTTGAGGTGTTTTACCAGATTTATCGTTCGCTGGGCTACGCCCCAGAGCAAATTCCAGAAAAGATCCTCTCGCACAACATCTACGGCCTGGATATCGATGACCGCGCTAAACAACTATCAATCCTCTCGGCTATGCTTGTGGCCAGGGAGTACGACAAAGACATATTCAGCAAAGACATTCAGCTGAATATTACTAGTGTCGCCGAAAGCAACGGCATGAGCAGCCTGCCAGACCTACTGAAAGGCGCCAGCAAAGACACCGCCGAATACCTACTCGACGCCTTTCGTGATGCCAAAGAATACGGCAGTATATTGCGAGTCAAATCGCAAAACTACACCGACCTGCAAAGCCAGCTAGAAGAATTATCCCCAATAGAGAAACCACTTTACTACGCCAAAACAAAACAGCTCATCCACCAAGCAGACATTCTAAGTAAAAAGTACACGATTGCGGTGACGAATCCGCCGTATATGAACAAATACGACGCCAAATTAAAAGCCTACATTGGTGCAAATTATCCCGAGACTAAGTCGGATATGTACTCCGTATTTATGGAAGTCCTAAGTGATCATCTCGTTAGCGGCGGACGCATGGCAATGGTCACACCGGATAGCTGGATGTCCTTGACGGGGCAAGCCAAACTTCGCGAGCGTCTAGAAAACGAAGCTCACATATCGAGCATGATTCACCTTGGTAATGGCGCGTTCCCAGATGTCGTCGTGTCTACGACCGCATTTACGCTCGTAAAGGGCGATGCTATTTCGATCGGCGATTACATCCGAGATGTTACCGGCAACGAGAAAACCAAGTATGCCACCGCACTCGCCGCCATCGACGATCCGCACCACCCTCTCCGCTACCGCGCCAGCAACGCCGATTTCGAGGTATTCCCGGGCAAGATTATTGCGTATTGGGCGAGCGAGGCTGTGAGGAAGGCTTTTGTCATTGGCGTCAATCTAAGGGGCAGTGCGTGGGAGCCTAGGCAGGGGGCGGCCACTTCTGATAATAATCGCTTTCTTAGATTATGGTATGAAGTTAATAGCACGAAAACTAATCTGAACGCCGAATCTGCGATCGAAGCAACACAATCTGCAAAAAAGTGGTTCCCGTACAACAAGGGCGGCGAATTTCGTAAGTGGTACGGTAATAATGACTTCTTAATTAACTATGAAAATGACGGCGAAGAATTAAAGGGTTACGCTAAAAGCCTATATAAATCAGCAACTCGCACAATAAAAAGTATTAGTGAATATTTCAAACCAAGTATAACTTGGTCAAAAATCTCGTCCGGTTCGATTGCATTTCGTTACAAACCAGCCGGACATATCTTTGATGTAGCAGGTACAAGTATATTCGCCGACGATGCTCAGGATCTCAAGTATCTTCAAGGCGTGCTTAACAGCAGTGTAATATTAAAAATATCTAGTTATTTATCGCCAACCCTCAACTTCGAAGTTGGTCAAATCGCGACTTATCCAATTATCCAATCGCCGCAATATCGCGATGAAGTCATTCGCCTGGTCGAAGAATGTCGTGAACTCAGTAAAGCCGATTGGGACGCCTTTGAAACTTCATGGGACTTCGAGCGTCATCCACTCTTGCCGACGAGTGGCGAGACCAAGCTAAGTGACATGTACGCCGTCTGGGAATCAACCGCCGAGGATCGCTGGAGTCAGCTAAAAGCCAACGAAGAGCGGCTGAACGAAATCTTCATTGAAGTTTACGGCATGCAGGGTGAACTGACGCCGGAGGTAGAAGACAAATATGTCAGTGTGCGCAAGGCCGACCAGTCGCGCGAAGCTCGCTCGCTGCTGTCGTATTTCGTCGGTGTCATCTTTGGTCGCTATAGCCTCGATAGCCTCGGACTCAACTTCGCCGGTGGCGAGTGGGACGCCAGCGCACAAGGTAAACTAGTCGACGAAGATAACATCGTACCGATCATGGATGGCGAATACTACACTGACGATATAGTGAAGAAACTGCGCGACTTCCTCGTGGCCGTCTACGGCGAAGCAACGCTGCACGCAAACATGGACTGGCTTGCCAATGCCCTGGGGCGCAAATCGCACGAAAACGCCGAAGATACACTGCGCCGCTACTTTGTCGATGATTTCTTTGCCGACCATTTCAAAGTTTACGGCAAACGCCCAATCTACTGGCAACTCAGCAGCGGTAAACAAAACGGCTTCAAAGCATTGTTTTACCTGCACCGCTACCAGCCAAATCTCGTAGCCACCGTCCGTACGCAGTATTTGCTTAACACCCAAAACATCTACACCAAGCGCCTAGCCGAGCTGGAGGCAAAAACGACGCTAAACAACGACGAACTCCGCCTAAAAAACGACCTCGTGGCCAAACTCGCCGAGATCAAAAGCTACGACGCACTGATCGGCGTGGCCGCCAGCGAAGCCATAGAGCTCGACCTCGACGACGGCGTTAAGACAAACTACCCCAAGCTCAGCCACGCCGCTGCAGGCGTAAAGCCTGGCAGTGAAATCCTCGAGACGAAAGGGGTCAAGCTATGAATCAAGAGATCGTAAATGGCCTAGCTAAACTTCTACATAACCCAAGCATTGCCGGGCGGCGAATCGTTACCTGGTACGACGCCGATGGGGCGAATGCTGAATATTTAGACGATATCAAACAGGCACTGCTGGATGACGGCATTGACGTCGAGATTGTTATCTTCGACGACAATCCGCTATTTGTGCGTTACCATGTACTAAATGAGGTGCGTGAGAGCAATGTCATCATCTACCGACCAACCGAACAGCCAGAGAGCGTCGATAATCAGTTGCTCGACATCGAACTGGCCAACGCCAGCGACGTGTTTATACCAGACGAATCAACCCTGACGTTGACGGCGCTAGGGCTTTCCGACCAGTTCCGTGGTGTCGTGAAACGCAATGGGCGATTCTTCAAAAACCAAAAGCGGGCTCGGGATATCAAGAAGTTTCTGCCCGTGAGTGAACCAAATGACTTACAGATGGCGATATTCGCCACACTGTTTGACGCCAATGATGCCCGCCTAGAGCAGGTGTTGGCTGCGATATTCGTGAACTACAGGCAATCACGTGATGATTTTACCAACACACTGAAGTTTGTAGATAGCGAAGCACTCGCTAGCTTGTTGAGTGAGTATTTCGGGTCTCAAGCAGTCGATATCGAAAAGCTCGATAACTTGTGGGAATCGGTGCTCATCAGTTACTTCAAGTCTACGGTGAGCGCAGACATAGACTTCGGTAGGTTCAAGAGCTTTGTGCTGCCAAACCACGGTAACATCCGTATCTTTGTGCGCGATGTGATGCGCCTGTTTCCAGATGAGTTTACGGCGTTTTCCGCTGATGTTAACAAAAAGTTCGGTCTAGTTAGATTACTTGAAGGCCGTGAACTAGCGGAATATATCGACAGCGACGCCTTCGCCGAGATTGACGATATCGTGATTACAGAGATGATCAAACGACTCTCAGACAAAGATGATATAGCTGAGCTGCTCCGTAGCCGCGAAGTCGGGTTTTACTATGTGGCGCGAAAAGCTGACTACCAGATGCTTGCTGCTGCCAACAACTTCCGCACCACAGCACGCCGAATCATGACAGAAGTAAAAAGCGTCGATCGAGACACCGCAATCTCGCGTTACGCCGACGAGTTATACAAAGTCGATACAGCCTACCGTCATTTTAACTATTACTATGACCGTACCGATAAAACCGATGAGTACATGGAGCTGGCAAAGCAAATCGAGTATCTGTACGGCGAAGAATGGATGCTGAAGCTTGCCGAAAAATGGGAAGAATCTTCGGAGGGTGAAAACTGGACGGCAACCAAGCACTCAATACTCAGTGAGTTTTATAGCAAGTACCTAACACCGCACGACGATAAAAAAGACCGCGTATTCGTGATTATATCTGACGGCCTACGCTACGAAGTCGCCAAAGAAATTGCCGAGCAGCAAAAACTAATTGCTACCGGTGGCGATATCTCGACCAGCTTCGCCCTAGCGCTGCTGCCGTCTATCACACCCGTTGGCATGGCGGCATTGCTCCCGCACGACAAACTAGAGTTTGACGGCGAAACAGTGCTGGCAGACGGCATGAAAACCGACGCCAGCAACCGCGACAAGGTGCTAAAAGCCGCCAACCCAGACAACTTGGCTATTAAATACGAAGAAGTCCGCGCCATGAAGAAGTCAGAGTGGAAATCGTTCTTTTCTGGCAAAAAATACGTCTATATTTACCACGACAAAATCGACATCACCGGCGAGCACGACGACATGGCGACATTTGCCGCCGCGAGCGACGCGATTCGTGAAATCACTGATCTCATCACCGACCTACATACGACATTTAGCGGCGTTAATGTACTCGTCACTGCCGATCACGGGTTTTTCTACGAAACCGGCACAGTAGAGTCACGACGCAAAATGCCGAAGATTCCCGAGGCTGGCAAGCAGAAAGCTCGCTATGCGATAACCGCCGCACCAGACAAGTCGGCTATGAGCTACCGACTCAGTGATATGTTCGAAGGCAATACTAAGTACATCAATACGCCACACTCCAAGGTCATCTTTGCCAAGCAGGGTGGCGTCGGCCGATACTACCATGGCGGCGCACTGCCACAAGAAGTCGTCGTACCGATTGTCAACTTCAAATCCTCACGCACCAGTACAGCTAGGGACAGAGTAGGAATTACCTATATCGGCATCTCGCTCAAAATCACCAATACTATTACGCGTCTGCGCTTCCTGCAAAGCGAGCCAGTTAGTACTGACCGGATAGCTGGTCGCTACAAGGCGTGGTTTGAGGACGCTAGCGGTGCAAAAATATCCGACGAAGTAACGATCATAGCCGATTCGACCGAAAAGGATGCCGGAAGCCGCGAATATCAAGAGAAGTTTGTGTTTGCAGCGCGGCAGTACAGCCCGGAAGAGACATACTTCTTGGTGATTGAAGATGAAGATGGCGTAGAAGTTGAGCGAATAGATTTCAAGGTAGATATAGCAATAACCAACGATTTAGGATTATAGGAGGCGCATGATGGACGAGATTGACACAAAACTAAACCAAGTATTTCCGGGAAGAGTTGTCCGTAAAGACCTGACGAAGAAAATCAAGGAAGGTGCCAATGTGCCAGTGTATGTGCTGGAGTATCTGCTAGGTATGTACTGTGCAACAGACGATCCGGTGGCCATCGAAGACGGCATCGCAACAGTAAAGAAGATCCTAGCTGAGAACTTCGTCCGACCAGACGAAGCGCAAAAGGTGAAGAGTAAGATTCGTGAGCTCAAAAACTACACGGTTATCGATAAAATCACCGTCAAGCTCAATGAAAAGAAGGATCGCTACGAGGCGGAGTTTAGTAACCTTGGCATCAAAGATGCTTACATTGATGCTGAGATTGTCAAAAAGTTCGAGAAGCTCTTGGTCGGTGGCATCTGGTGTATAACGAAGATTTCCTATTTTCATGACGAAGAAGAGCGCAATAATCTACCGTTTGTTGTCAATGACATCAAGCCGATTCAGATGCCAAATATGGATCTAGAGGAAGTATTCAACGGCCGTCGTCAGTTTAGTAAAGACGAATGGATCGATGCGCTGATTCGTTCGATGGGCATGGAGCCATCACAGCTCGATACCCGCCAGAAATGGCACTTCCTAGAGCGTGCCGTGCCACTTGTTGAGAATAATTACAACTTGTGCGAGCTTGGCCCGCGCGGTACCGGTAAGTCACATATCTACAAAGAAATTTCACCGAACTCTATCTTGGTATCTGGTGGTCAAACGACTGTCGCTAATTTGTTCTACAATATGTCGAATAAAACCGTTGGCCTCGTTGGGCTGTGGGATGTAGTAGCTTTTGACGAAGTTGCCGGAATTACCTTCAAAGACAAAGACGGCATCCAGATCATGAAAGATTACATGGCGTCTGGATCGTTTGCACGCGGTAAGGAAGAAAAGAACGCAACCGCTTCGATGGTATTCGTTGGCAATATCAACCAATCAGTCGAGGTAATACTAAAGACATCTAACTTGTTCGAGCCGTTCCCCGAAGCTATGAACCGCGATACCGCGTTCTTTGATCGCATGCATTACTATCTGCCGGGCTGGGAGATTCCAAAGATGCGACCAGAGCTTATTACGAATAGCTATGGGTTCATTGTTGATTACTTGGCAGAGTTCTTCCGCGAGATGCGCAAGCGCACACACAGCGATGCTATCGACAAGTACTTTAGGCTGGGCAAGGAGCTAAATCAACGAGACGTGATTGCGGTAAAAAAGACCGTCTCAGGACTTGTAAAATTACTGTATCCGCACGGTGAATTTAGTAAGGACGAGATCGAGGAAGTTATTCGCTACGCTATCGAAGGTCGTCGTCGTGTCAAAGAGCAG encodes the following:
- the pglZ gene encoding BREX-1 system phosphatase PglZ type A; translated protein: MNQEIVNGLAKLLHNPSIAGRRIVTWYDADGANAEYLDDIKQALLDDGIDVEIVIFDDNPLFVRYHVLNEVRESNVIIYRPTEQPESVDNQLLDIELANASDVFIPDESTLTLTALGLSDQFRGVVKRNGRFFKNQKRARDIKKFLPVSEPNDLQMAIFATLFDANDARLEQVLAAIFVNYRQSRDDFTNTLKFVDSEALASLLSEYFGSQAVDIEKLDNLWESVLISYFKSTVSADIDFGRFKSFVLPNHGNIRIFVRDVMRLFPDEFTAFSADVNKKFGLVRLLEGRELAEYIDSDAFAEIDDIVITEMIKRLSDKDDIAELLRSREVGFYYVARKADYQMLAAANNFRTTARRIMTEVKSVDRDTAISRYADELYKVDTAYRHFNYYYDRTDKTDEYMELAKQIEYLYGEEWMLKLAEKWEESSEGENWTATKHSILSEFYSKYLTPHDDKKDRVFVIISDGLRYEVAKEIAEQQKLIATGGDISTSFALALLPSITPVGMAALLPHDKLEFDGETVLADGMKTDASNRDKVLKAANPDNLAIKYEEVRAMKKSEWKSFFSGKKYVYIYHDKIDITGEHDDMATFAAASDAIREITDLITDLHTTFSGVNVLVTADHGFFYETGTVESRRKMPKIPEAGKQKARYAITAAPDKSAMSYRLSDMFEGNTKYINTPHSKVIFAKQGGVGRYYHGGALPQEVVVPIVNFKSSRTSTARDRVGITYIGISLKITNTITRLRFLQSEPVSTDRIAGRYKAWFEDASGAKISDEVTIIADSTEKDAGSREYQEKFVFAARQYSPEETYFLVIEDEDGVEVERIDFKVDIAITNDLGL
- the brxL gene encoding protease Lon-related BREX system protein BrxL is translated as MDEIDTKLNQVFPGRVVRKDLTKKIKEGANVPVYVLEYLLGMYCATDDPVAIEDGIATVKKILAENFVRPDEAQKVKSKIRELKNYTVIDKITVKLNEKKDRYEAEFSNLGIKDAYIDAEIVKKFEKLLVGGIWCITKISYFHDEEERNNLPFVVNDIKPIQMPNMDLEEVFNGRRQFSKDEWIDALIRSMGMEPSQLDTRQKWHFLERAVPLVENNYNLCELGPRGTGKSHIYKEISPNSILVSGGQTTVANLFYNMSNKTVGLVGLWDVVAFDEVAGITFKDKDGIQIMKDYMASGSFARGKEEKNATASMVFVGNINQSVEVILKTSNLFEPFPEAMNRDTAFFDRMHYYLPGWEIPKMRPELITNSYGFIVDYLAEFFREMRKRTHSDAIDKYFRLGKELNQRDVIAVKKTVSGLVKLLYPHGEFSKDEIEEVIRYAIEGRRRVKEQLKRIGGMEFFDIHLSYIDNDNDEERIVSVPEISGDKLISDTALKAGHAYFVGRGTSGQIGTFRIETETPGGNGKMSITGIGTDRLTKESINTAFHYFKANRKSISASMNVDSNDFLIHIEDLQGVGPSSEIALATFVSLVSSSLKKQVKEGMVVLGNLTIGGTISKVDDLADTLEVCFDAGARTILLPMSSAADISTVPAETFSKFNISFYNDPEDAVRKALEIG
- the pglX gene encoding BREX-1 system adenine-specific DNA-methyltransferase PglX, with the protein product MDKKLLKDFAMKSRETLTALVAAKLQAMHVTEDIAWVQKGEVYQAIIDGRNVTLYPSDKDRYDKLRAAVKAEGIKQITEKAAYTWFNRIVAIRYMELREMLPQGKHNEWLGIRVLSDGNNEPDPEILKISNLRRADLDLPLNADDIIKLPRDDQKFREVLFAVVKKLGAVMPDVFNGDTTSINFLLPDNLLGSGGFVNEILKLPVECFDRVEVIGWLYQYYNQAEKDIAMKKKSAVEKDEIPYVTQIFTPDWIVKYMVENSLGRYWLEHGGDPKLADNWKYLIKSDQQVTTTKTMPNIEDVTFIDPCMGSGHILVYAFEVFYQIYRSLGYAPEQIPEKILSHNIYGLDIDDRAKQLSILSAMLVAREYDKDIFSKDIQLNITSVAESNGMSSLPDLLKGASKDTAEYLLDAFRDAKEYGSILRVKSQNYTDLQSQLEELSPIEKPLYYAKTKQLIHQADILSKKYTIAVTNPPYMNKYDAKLKAYIGANYPETKSDMYSVFMEVLSDHLVSGGRMAMVTPDSWMSLTGQAKLRERLENEAHISSMIHLGNGAFPDVVVSTTAFTLVKGDAISIGDYIRDVTGNEKTKYATALAAIDDPHHPLRYRASNADFEVFPGKIIAYWASEAVRKAFVIGVNLRGSAWEPRQGAATSDNNRFLRLWYEVNSTKTNLNAESAIEATQSAKKWFPYNKGGEFRKWYGNNDFLINYENDGEELKGYAKSLYKSATRTIKSISEYFKPSITWSKISSGSIAFRYKPAGHIFDVAGTSIFADDAQDLKYLQGVLNSSVILKISSYLSPTLNFEVGQIATYPIIQSPQYRDEVIRLVEECRELSKADWDAFETSWDFERHPLLPTSGETKLSDMYAVWESTAEDRWSQLKANEERLNEIFIEVYGMQGELTPEVEDKYVSVRKADQSREARSLLSYFVGVIFGRYSLDSLGLNFAGGEWDASAQGKLVDEDNIVPIMDGEYYTDDIVKKLRDFLVAVYGEATLHANMDWLANALGRKSHENAEDTLRRYFVDDFFADHFKVYGKRPIYWQLSSGKQNGFKALFYLHRYQPNLVATVRTQYLLNTQNIYTKRLAELEAKTTLNNDELRLKNDLVAKLAEIKSYDALIGVAASEAIELDLDDGVKTNYPKLSHAAAGVKPGSEILETKGVKL